Proteins co-encoded in one Malus sylvestris chromosome 7, drMalSylv7.2, whole genome shotgun sequence genomic window:
- the LOC126630469 gene encoding AT-hook motif nuclear-localized protein 1-like — MASEGQGTIEIPSGLPTAAMEQMFEGPVGYQAFPNSIQAGTSPAMAPPPVSGGVNGAITSGKKKRGRPRKYGPYGTAPAAKKPSSPDGTVPPATGKCSSDQKGKAPMAEPIGEDWGSIETTLYNFTPYMITVNSGEDVAWKIAQTAQQNTGRGIIIMSATGTLKEVTLINPAHGISPIKHEGQFNIIQISGSFMMYDKKGTCSGGMSITLADSDGRSVEGSAGGSLIAATPVQVCIGSFTIGQQTVTPQAVKGPTAPEMTKVHVLL, encoded by the exons ATGGCATCTGAAGGGCAAGGAACGATTGAAATTCCATCAGGGTTACCTACAGCAGCAATGGAACAAATGTTTGAAGGTCCAGTGGGGTATCAGGCGTTCCCGAACAGCATCCAGGCTGGAACATCGCCTGCAATGGCCCCACCACCGGTGAGTGGTGGAGTTAACGGTGCTATCACTTCAGGGAAGAAAAAGAGGGGCAGGCCGAGGAAGTATGGCCCCTATGGGACAGCACCAGCGGCAAAAAAACCCTCCTCACCCGATGGGACAGTGCCACCGGCTACTGGAAAGTGCTCTTCAGACCAGAAGGGCAAGGCACCAATGGCCGAACCAATTG GGGAGGACTGGGGTTCAATCGAGACTACTTTGTACAATTTTACGCCCTATATGATCACTGTCAATTCTGGTGAG GATGTTGCATGGAAGATTGCACAAACTGCTCAACAAAACACTGGTCGAGGTATTATCATTATGTCTGCAACGGGAACGCTTAAAGAAGTTACACTGATTAACCCGGCTCACGGAATCAGTCCTATAAAACATGAG GGTCAGTTTAATATAATTCAAATCTCTGGGTCGTTTATGATGTATGACAAGAAGGGAACTTGCAGTGGTGGAATGTCTATTACGTTGGCAGATTCTGATGGTCGTAGTGTAGAGGGATCTGCTGGAGGATCTCTGATAGCTGCCACTCCTGTGCAG GTTTGCATAGGCAGCTTCACCATAGGACAACAAACAGTAACTCCTCAGGCCGTGAAAGGCCCAACAGCACCAGAAATGACCAAAGTTCACGTTCTACTGTAG
- the LOC126629219 gene encoding putative DEAD-box ATP-dependent RNA helicase 29 isoform X2 → MVYVSSKKDLKRREIQKKKAKSGGFESLNLSPNVFNAIKRKGYKVPTPIQRKTMPLILAGNDVVAMARTGSGKTAAFLIPMLERLKEHVPQGGVRALILSPTRDLALQTHKFTKELSRFMDVRISLLVGGDSMETQFEELAQNPDIIIATPGRLMHHLAEVDDMTLRTVEYVVFDEADCLFGMGFAEQLHKILGQLSENRQTLLFSATLPSALAEFAKAGLQDPRLVRLDLDTKISPDLKLMFFTLRQEEKHAAILYLIREHISSGEQTLIFVSTKHHVEFLNILFREEGIEPSVCYGDMDHDARQINVSRFRSRKTMQLIVTDVAARGIDIPLLDNVINWDFPPKPKLFVHRVGRAARAGRTGTAFSFVTSEDMPNLLDLHLFLSKSIRAAPTEEEVLHDMDGVMSKIDQAIANGETVYGRFPQTVIDLVSDRVREIIDSSSELSNMVKTCANAFRLYSKTKPPPSKESVKRAKDLPREGLHPIFKSVLDGGELKALAFSERLKTFRPKQTILETEGEAAKSKNLKGSSRHWVDVMKEKRAIHEEVINLFHQQRSNNNHAEKEDEDDFIPSNTNEKKGSKRKAKSFKDDENFISSIPTNHHTEAGLSVRGKDDFDSNRLEAAVIDLIADDNVGMKKQKSVFHWDKRGKKYIKLNNGDRVTASGKIKTESGAKAKLEKTGIYKKWKERSHKRVSLTGTNEGNAEDSTGNRRWQGKGKSFGGRKQHSVPNAHVRSEIKDLEQVRKERQKKADRVSYMKSKSAKGGKKFGKNGKRGKGKR, encoded by the exons ATGGTTTACGTGAGCTCGAAAAAGGACCTGAAGCGAAGGGAGATACAGAAGAAGAAGGCCAAGTCTGGAGGCTTTGAGTCTCTGAATCTAAGTCCCAATGTCTTCAATGCAATCAAGCGCAAGGGCTACAAAGTACCCACTCCCATCCAGCGCAAGACCATGCCGCTTATTCTAGCTGGAAACGATGTCGTTGCCATGGCCAGAACCGGTTCTGGCAAGACCGCCGCTTTTCTGATCCCGATGCTCGAGCGTCTGAAGGAGCACGTACCTCAGGGTGGCGTTCGGGCTCTCATTCTATCTCCCACCAGGGACTTGGCGCTACAGACTCACAAGTTTACCAAAGAGCTCAGCCGTTTCATGG ATGTCCGTATTAGTTTACTAGTTGGTGGCGATAGCATGGAAACTCAGTTTGAAGAATTAGCCCAAAACCCTGATATTATAATTGCAACTCCCGGTAGGTTGATGCACCATTTAGCTGAGGTTGATGACATGACACTTAGGACAGTGGAGTATGTTGTTTTTGATGAAGCGGATTGCCTCTTTGGGATGGGTTTCGCGGAGCAGTTGCATAAAATCCTTGGACAGCTGAGTGAGAATCGCCAGACCCTGCTTTTTAGTGCAACACTACCCTCTGCTCTTGCAGAGTTTGCCAAGGCTGGTCTGCAAGACCCTCGGCTTGTGCGGCTTGATTTGGATACTAAGATCAGCCCTGACTTGAAGCTTATGTTTTTCACCTTGCGACAGGAAGAAAAGCATGCTGCAATACTTTATTTGATAAGGGAGCATATTAGTTCGGGTGAGCAGACATTGATATTTGTATCTACAAAACATCATGTGGAGTTTCTGAATATCTTGTTTAGAGAAGAGGGCATTGAGCCTTCTGTATGTTATGGTGACATGGATCATGATGCTCGCCAGATTAATGTATCAAGGTTTAGGTCAAGAAAGACTATGCAGTTAATTGTCACTGATGTTGCAGCCAGAGGAATTGACATTCCATTGCTTGACAATGTCATCAATTGGGACTTTCCCCCAAAGCCTAAACTTTTTGTTCATCGAGTAGGCCGAGCTGCAAGGGCTGGTCGGACTGGTACTGCATTCTCCTTTGTGACATCTGAAGATATGCCTAACCTTTTAGATCTACATCTGTTTCTTTCAAAGTCAATTAGGGCTGCACCCACAGAGGAGGAAGTTTTACATGATATGGATGGAGTGATGTCTAAGATTGATCAAGCAATTGCTAATGGAGAAACTGTTTATGGGCGTTTTCCCCAAACAGTTATAGATCTTGTTTCGGATAGAGTTAGAGAGATAATAGATTCTTCTTCAGAACTCAGTAATATGGTGAAAACCTGTGCAAATGCATTCCGCTTGTATTCAAAGACAAAACCCCCACCTTCAAAGGAGTCTGTTAAAAGAGCAAAAGATTTACCTCGCGAAGGGTTGCATCCAATCTTTAAAAGTGTACTGGATGGTGGAGAGTTGAAGGCATTGGCATTTTCTGAGCGGTTGAAGACATTCAG ACCCAAGCAGACCATTCTAGAAACTGAAGGTGAGGCTGCTAAGTCCAAGAATCTGAAG GGTTCTTCTCGTCACTGGGTTGATGTAATGAAGGAAAAAAGAGCTATTCATGAAGAGGTCATTAATTTATTTCATCAACAACGTTCTAATAATAATCATGCAGAAAAG gaagatgaagatgatttTATTCCCTCAAATACCAACGAGAAGAAAG GCTCCAAAAGGAAGGCAAAGAGCTTCAAGGATGATGAAAACTTTATAAGTTCAATACCAACTAATCAT CATACCGAAGCAGGACTCTCAGTGAGAGGGAAGGACGACTTTGACTCAAATAG GTTGGAAGCTGCTGTTATTGATCTCATTGCAGATGATAATGTTGGCATGAAGAAACAGAAATCTGTATTTCATTGGGATAAG AGGGGGAAAAAGTACATAAAGCTAAACAATGGCGATCGCGTGACAGCTAGCGGCAAg ATAAAGACAGAGAGTGGTGCAAAAGCAAAACTTGAGAAAACTGGGATATACAAGAAGTGGAAAGAACGTTCACACAAGAGAGTATCTCTTACAGGAACTAACGAAGGGAATGCGGAGGATTCCACAG GTAACCGTAGATGGCAGGGGAAGGGTAAGTCTTTCGGAGGCAGGAAGCAACACTCTGTGCCTAATGCTCATGTGCGTTCTGAAATCAAAGACTTAGAACAGGTTCGCAAGGAGCGACAGAAAAAGGCCGACAGGGTCTCTTATATGAAGAGCAAGTCGGCCAAGGGCGGTAAAAAATTTGGTAAAAATGGTAAAAGAGGAAAGGGAAAGAGGTAA
- the LOC126629219 gene encoding putative DEAD-box ATP-dependent RNA helicase 29 isoform X1, whose translation MVYVSSKKDLKRREIQKKKAKSGGFESLNLSPNVFNAIKRKGYKVPTPIQRKTMPLILAGNDVVAMARTGSGKTAAFLIPMLERLKEHVPQGGVRALILSPTRDLALQTHKFTKELSRFMDVRISLLVGGDSMETQFEELAQNPDIIIATPGRLMHHLAEVDDMTLRTVEYVVFDEADCLFGMGFAEQLHKILGQLSENRQTLLFSATLPSALAEFAKAGLQDPRLVRLDLDTKISPDLKLMFFTLRQEEKHAAILYLIREHISSGEQTLIFVSTKHHVEFLNILFREEGIEPSVCYGDMDHDARQINVSRFRSRKTMQLIVTDVAARGIDIPLLDNVINWDFPPKPKLFVHRVGRAARAGRTGTAFSFVTSEDMPNLLDLHLFLSKSIRAAPTEEEVLHDMDGVMSKIDQAIANGETVYGRFPQTVIDLVSDRVREIIDSSSELSNMVKTCANAFRLYSKTKPPPSKESVKRAKDLPREGLHPIFKSVLDGGELKALAFSERLKTFRPKQTILETEGEAAKSKNLKGSSRHWVDVMKEKRAIHEEVINLFHQQRSNNNHAEKEDEDDFIPSNTNEKKASSGSKRKAKSFKDDENFISSIPTNHHTEAGLSVRGKDDFDSNRLEAAVIDLIADDNVGMKKQKSVFHWDKRGKKYIKLNNGDRVTASGKIKTESGAKAKLEKTGIYKKWKERSHKRVSLTGTNEGNAEDSTGNRRWQGKGKSFGGRKQHSVPNAHVRSEIKDLEQVRKERQKKADRVSYMKSKSAKGGKKFGKNGKRGKGKR comes from the exons ATGGTTTACGTGAGCTCGAAAAAGGACCTGAAGCGAAGGGAGATACAGAAGAAGAAGGCCAAGTCTGGAGGCTTTGAGTCTCTGAATCTAAGTCCCAATGTCTTCAATGCAATCAAGCGCAAGGGCTACAAAGTACCCACTCCCATCCAGCGCAAGACCATGCCGCTTATTCTAGCTGGAAACGATGTCGTTGCCATGGCCAGAACCGGTTCTGGCAAGACCGCCGCTTTTCTGATCCCGATGCTCGAGCGTCTGAAGGAGCACGTACCTCAGGGTGGCGTTCGGGCTCTCATTCTATCTCCCACCAGGGACTTGGCGCTACAGACTCACAAGTTTACCAAAGAGCTCAGCCGTTTCATGG ATGTCCGTATTAGTTTACTAGTTGGTGGCGATAGCATGGAAACTCAGTTTGAAGAATTAGCCCAAAACCCTGATATTATAATTGCAACTCCCGGTAGGTTGATGCACCATTTAGCTGAGGTTGATGACATGACACTTAGGACAGTGGAGTATGTTGTTTTTGATGAAGCGGATTGCCTCTTTGGGATGGGTTTCGCGGAGCAGTTGCATAAAATCCTTGGACAGCTGAGTGAGAATCGCCAGACCCTGCTTTTTAGTGCAACACTACCCTCTGCTCTTGCAGAGTTTGCCAAGGCTGGTCTGCAAGACCCTCGGCTTGTGCGGCTTGATTTGGATACTAAGATCAGCCCTGACTTGAAGCTTATGTTTTTCACCTTGCGACAGGAAGAAAAGCATGCTGCAATACTTTATTTGATAAGGGAGCATATTAGTTCGGGTGAGCAGACATTGATATTTGTATCTACAAAACATCATGTGGAGTTTCTGAATATCTTGTTTAGAGAAGAGGGCATTGAGCCTTCTGTATGTTATGGTGACATGGATCATGATGCTCGCCAGATTAATGTATCAAGGTTTAGGTCAAGAAAGACTATGCAGTTAATTGTCACTGATGTTGCAGCCAGAGGAATTGACATTCCATTGCTTGACAATGTCATCAATTGGGACTTTCCCCCAAAGCCTAAACTTTTTGTTCATCGAGTAGGCCGAGCTGCAAGGGCTGGTCGGACTGGTACTGCATTCTCCTTTGTGACATCTGAAGATATGCCTAACCTTTTAGATCTACATCTGTTTCTTTCAAAGTCAATTAGGGCTGCACCCACAGAGGAGGAAGTTTTACATGATATGGATGGAGTGATGTCTAAGATTGATCAAGCAATTGCTAATGGAGAAACTGTTTATGGGCGTTTTCCCCAAACAGTTATAGATCTTGTTTCGGATAGAGTTAGAGAGATAATAGATTCTTCTTCAGAACTCAGTAATATGGTGAAAACCTGTGCAAATGCATTCCGCTTGTATTCAAAGACAAAACCCCCACCTTCAAAGGAGTCTGTTAAAAGAGCAAAAGATTTACCTCGCGAAGGGTTGCATCCAATCTTTAAAAGTGTACTGGATGGTGGAGAGTTGAAGGCATTGGCATTTTCTGAGCGGTTGAAGACATTCAG ACCCAAGCAGACCATTCTAGAAACTGAAGGTGAGGCTGCTAAGTCCAAGAATCTGAAG GGTTCTTCTCGTCACTGGGTTGATGTAATGAAGGAAAAAAGAGCTATTCATGAAGAGGTCATTAATTTATTTCATCAACAACGTTCTAATAATAATCATGCAGAAAAG gaagatgaagatgatttTATTCCCTCAAATACCAACGAGAAGAAAG CATCTTCAGGCTCCAAAAGGAAGGCAAAGAGCTTCAAGGATGATGAAAACTTTATAAGTTCAATACCAACTAATCAT CATACCGAAGCAGGACTCTCAGTGAGAGGGAAGGACGACTTTGACTCAAATAG GTTGGAAGCTGCTGTTATTGATCTCATTGCAGATGATAATGTTGGCATGAAGAAACAGAAATCTGTATTTCATTGGGATAAG AGGGGGAAAAAGTACATAAAGCTAAACAATGGCGATCGCGTGACAGCTAGCGGCAAg ATAAAGACAGAGAGTGGTGCAAAAGCAAAACTTGAGAAAACTGGGATATACAAGAAGTGGAAAGAACGTTCACACAAGAGAGTATCTCTTACAGGAACTAACGAAGGGAATGCGGAGGATTCCACAG GTAACCGTAGATGGCAGGGGAAGGGTAAGTCTTTCGGAGGCAGGAAGCAACACTCTGTGCCTAATGCTCATGTGCGTTCTGAAATCAAAGACTTAGAACAGGTTCGCAAGGAGCGACAGAAAAAGGCCGACAGGGTCTCTTATATGAAGAGCAAGTCGGCCAAGGGCGGTAAAAAATTTGGTAAAAATGGTAAAAGAGGAAAGGGAAAGAGGTAA